Genomic window (Ostrea edulis chromosome 9, xbOstEdul1.1, whole genome shotgun sequence):
gcccaactatctattttgaattgcttgtgggatttgagattgatcactgctcgttatcttcacccttcattTATCAAATAAGATTTAAACCAATTGTATGAGTTTTCACACACTCAAAAGGACAGTAGTTTGTGAAGTAATATTTGATTATTTAGATTGTCAAAAGCTTTAGagcaatttcataaatcctattaTAAAAGAcataaaattaagagtagagcaAAAACGGATCCCTGATCAAGCTGACTTTAAACTAGGCTGTCGAatcccttgtaacatcaacgtaTTCTTCAGAGGcatgtctcgatttaaaaattgttcatcTGCAGAACATGCTCTAGTGTATCGAATCAggttgagaaacataaacaccatatgcaggtgataatggactatTCTTACACAAAGGAAATAGATGATGAAAAAAATGAACTCATCTCGCTTGTCATAACGTTCAGCTTATTCACCGTCAATTTTCCATGCAATTCACaaactctatggtcgttataatcaTCTATAATTTGCTATTAAAAGAACGTtgcatcaaaacaaaatatgtaacGTATCATAGCAAGTACGTTCAGTCCATTTAGTATATTATAAAAGCTCCCGATTTTCCTTGGTTGATTCAAAACCTCCATTTTTAGAACCAGGGAATCATTCTGAATTATCATACACAACTTATGAGAGTTTTACTTGTAAAGCCAGTCCTAGATTTCTTAAGTTTGAGTAGTCAAAATCTGAGTAAAATCCCAGACATGAGTCAAGTTTCGACTGAAGTTTTTCTTGAAAAATCCAGACCAGATTGAGTCTACATCAGCTTGTACCTATTTCATCTGAAGCCGTCACCGGAATACTCACAGGATCGTCCGTTATATGTACCTATTTCATCTGAAGCCGTCACCGCAGTACTCAGGATCGTTCGTTATAACCCGTGTTTAAACTATCAAAAAACGAACTCTACAACTACTTCAGCAcaattttatcaaagtttcccTTCGGCTCGGATATGTGTGCGAAGGAGTCATCGACATGGGAGGAAACGGAAGTACCCGGAGAAAACTCACGTGTCCGAGTGAACGATCACAATACCCTCTCACATGCAACTACTGCTGATCCTGAGGACGGAACTCGGATCACAGGGGGTGAGAAGTGCCTGTGTTAACCACTACACTACCTGGATAACCTGCTCCATGTTCAGCACATACCAGTAATTATGGATCTTCCCTTTTAACTGCAGATGTCTCCCTAATATCAAAAACtgaaaacaaacttgaaatatatatttttgcaaaatgtttAGTCCGTTCGTTGAGTACATAAAAAAGCCTTTCTTTTTACAGTCCCTTTTTCTGTATGTAATACACAGGTTTGAATGGTCCAGCCTAGAGTTTCTAATTCGCAAAGCAATCCTTGCATTCTCCCTAACTTTGCATCGTTCTAGTTCATCATTCAACCCGGCTAACTATTGATGATACAGCCCTTCCAAAAAACCAAACCAACGAACTGCCATTTGTTGGATGTTGTAGATGGATAGAAGCACCCCTTCTTTCTTCCAACAATAAAATTTTACCCTGGTTTCCTTGATCGAATATCTGCTGCCGGATTTcccaaaaatttcaaatttcattcgTTAGATTTCTGATTCTGTTTGTTTAGTTTTACAGCTAAAAATCACACTAACTATCGCGATGCAAGTATTGtagatattcaattttagtaaTACTGCATGATAACAGGGCACGGAAAAACATTAATGGTCTAATGCTGGTTAAATAGAGCAAAGGTTTGCAACGAATCTAATTATTCATGAACTCTACAGTCAAGTCTATACTGTCGTGTattgaaaaggtgaaaataacgaacagtcttcaatctcataactcctataggaatccaaaattaagagtagggcaaacatgggtCCCTGGAAATATCAGAGGTGGATCatgtgccaaggaggagtaagcatcgcctgtcgaccggtcatactcgccgtgagccctatatctttacgGGGTAAACTGAATAATTCGtaatcaaaatcattgtgtaaagaacggcctaataattggtatgaaacacgtcagacagcatttgaccaaatgacaggttgtattagtAAACTAgagcgttataacgaccatagaattttcgaaatgttgacattaaacgagactgttcaaacccatgtaacatcaacttgtttgtcagtagcctgtctcatttaaaaactgatcattcccagaacaagctcttgcttatctaatcagttaagagacatgaacaccatttgcaggtgataatagaatattgctaaataaatatggtatgttgatgatggagaagctgaagtcatcccgtttgtcataaagttgagttgtttgtttgacgttgaataaattctgcctcgtaagaataaAAAAGTTTGgataataaaggagcacaattcgtgcccatgggaattccaacagactgctggatgacctgatcaccaaagactacgaagttTTTGTCGATGAGGAACTCgaatcaacttcagagtacttgtgtgtagtatcagagtagtgtttaacaaagcaatttttgtatgactgatcacaagatgtgaatatttccttccttcttttttttttaaagaagcaaatttgtcaaaaattgatgtcaaaaagtatagtcatTAATCTCTCGTGAGGAATTCTtgtataaagtgttgaaaagtaatacgtttgatgttgattttggaaaaaataattgtgtaatttcaaatctactaaacgttctttatattttttagaatccacatttgatttacactacttctggcatatgtcGTGGCACAATAcgtgaagtttctccttcacaacagacgtatccatatgagtgaaaaaaatcccgaaagggacgttaaacaatatataatcaatcaatcaatcctccGCACCAGGTAATATTTTCTtgaggagcaaatatagggCTTGGTAGAATATTTACTGGATTCAGCAATGTATCTATGTTAGTAAGCGTATTTGTggagtttaggaatccagtataggtacggtaactcatattcattcgtccCATTCATGCCAGCAGTTAAAtctacatatttgtatgcaGTAAGTATTCTTCGTCATGTCAACAACCAACACAACTCACTACAGTTAAGGTTTTTCATCATGCCAACGCCTACCATAGCACAATGCCCGAGTTCAGAAAGTCCCATCCAATGGCTCCCTTTTTATTTCTGAGTCCGAAGGTCTAACAAGGGTATGGTCATGGATTCTCTAAAAGTATGAAGCCTGCAAATTGAATATAAGGAGTTTACCATTTACAAATCCATGTTCTCCCGTCTGAATAACAATTTACCAATAAACACCAAAACTGAAGGTAAGGGTTGCCATCTTTTTTTTATCTCCAATAATTATTAGCAACCAATCTCTGTCCTGACATGGAAAGACCTTACGATATACAATATCATCATACCCAGTGCTGAAGAAATGTACAAATACTTTATAACTTGATCGATCACTAGTATTTGATTACATGTAGAGACCTAACCAGGAAGTACTATGAACTATGGTAGACACTCTGTGTCATTTAGCAGTGATGGGTCtttatcatgcaaggtgaaaacaacgaacagcgaccaatctcacaactcccacgagcaatacaaaatagacaaccgggcaaacacggacccctggacacgccagaggtcAACGCCTACCGTGATATTCGTACCTCAGTTTTTAAGATTGAATAAAAAAGAACAGCGACTTTTACTTTCAATTCTGAGTGCTCGGCAAAGAAACAATATTTACCTTTATTGATGCTTCAAATCGGGCGAGGACGTCATTCAAAGATCATATCTTTCCTATCAGAGAGTGAGTACTCTTTCGATCGAGCTCTCGTGACCGAAAATTAGATTGGTATTgacttaaaacatttttattcaatgtATATAACAATGCCATGTGAACTGCCCATGTAAAGTTTAACCCGTAGCATACGTGCTTGTCAAATACATTGCAAAGAATCATGATTAGTTTAATTTCCAGCCCGAGAATTCTGTCCGTCCACCAGTACCGCTTTCAACGTCCCCTGAATTTGCTCCAGATTGGGTTCTAATGAAAACATCATCGCCTTGGTTAACGTGGATGACTATAGTGTTACTGACCGTGTGGTCTCCCGTCGGAGCGTAGAGATAAGCCACGCCCATCACGTTGTGATTGTGGACAAGTTCCGCCCGATGATATTCACCGTTGACTAAACGCATGGACCAACTGAACACGTAATACCCAGTTTTGGGCACAACGAAAGCCCCAGTGGCGTTGTGGTAACCGTTTCCAGCATTTGTGATTATTTTGTCGAATATCAAAGTGCGAGAGGCGCCAGGATTCACAAAGTCACCAGACATGTAGGCATAAAAAGCTATGACGTTTCCACTTGTAGGGTTCGTATGGGTTGGAGGTTGTGATAAAAGTAACCTTTCTGTGGATAAAAGAAGTAAATTACAATACTCACACATAAGTAGATATCTACATTACTTAATAAATGTTTTGGCTGTAAGTATTCACCTTTCCTGCTATGAAAATCCAAGGTTTCTGCGACAAGATCGGGATACTGCAATTCTAAGGAAGCACTACTGTCATGTTTGTTTTCACTTTCGAACTTCAAACGCTCACCGTGATCTagtttacatgtacttaaaatcAATGCCTGCATTACCTTAATGTCTGACAAAGCATTAACcagattttctttttcttttttcaaaatagtCATTTCCAACTTCTGATGTTGAACAACATCCGATAATTCAGAAACTTTTGTCATAAGAAAATTGATTTGTTCTTGCTGGACTGAAACAATTTCTTCCTTGAATGCTATTGTGGCTTCGGTGTTTCCGTTTTCCGATCTGAAATATCCATACACATTGTTTTCCGTAAGAACACATAAGAaaatacaaaagaaaacaataatCATGTTGCTCCTTGGTTTCTCGAATTTTAGGGACTTTGTGACGTCGATATGCTTTCTTATCAGTTGGAATAGTAACAATTCACTTATCGTAACTTTACATTCATGATAATGCAAATGTCGTAACATTATAGTGCAGAACAGCAAACACTATCCATTATGTCAAGAAAGGTTTACAGTAAATAGGCGATGTACAATTGgttatgactagatggtatccctcaaaagcaggtgacccacgagttatttgcccctgatcatagatagaaagataagtcgtacgtcgaataatatttcgtaaagaaatgtgtttacgatgaagaaggcaaagaaaattgttgggatttttttactaattaagattactaattaaaccctaattagctgaactattaaaaatgtaagaaataaataaagcaatgaacgcaatatggagagaaatacgatttgTTAGAAAGTGtacagagtattatttaattaacataattaatcaaaccctaattctctcagatgttaaaaacagtaaggaatttgatataaaaagctgtaaggggcgagatcaaaagattgatttcggataaaaatctaaattcaaatagttagggggaggagggggggggtgttaaaacttctgtaagtttctctcatccgacatcgattacacattagtcgaaaaaggagaaagacaagtgactgttaaaactacatgacgatattacattttaatgaacatttgatagttttaatctacactttcatttgtgaataaacagaagatagggtatacagagttatttatactcgtttgttcttacttgttaatcgattatagtttaaacactcatcatatctagtttagggggtcgttgtgggggcgaaggggggggggggcgcgtaaaaactatgtgaatctagtttttttgtcagacattgaactttcgatctcgcccctaggaagtagataaaacagcgaatgcaacatggaaaaaaataatatttaataagaagtcttattaaaagcaaaactgatgatatctagcggtggtcaaagtaacatatctttagaaattatttttgaaagtacagaagggtatatttgatcaaaagttaatcatagaaattattttaatccccccccccccccccccccccattcagtacacaaaatcaactcaaactttcattcaacattataactcactaaaaagatcattcctcaaaacctgcttttggatatcgagttaattattaagaccaacctaactcaagatccagggcgatataaacacctacttttgagggataccagataagctttgccacccagcaaGGCCTATGCAAGCCCTGACTTTCAGGAACACCAAGTTACTTaataaggctcaactagccgaggttcccgggagatctaaacacctacttttgagggataccagataagctttgccacccagctaggcctatgctagacctgcctttcagggataccaagttacttaataaggctcaactagcccaggttcccgggcgatttaaacacctacttttgagggataccagataagctttaccacccagcgagacctatgctagacctgcctttcaggagtaccgagttaattatcaaggctcaactagcccgggtaaccgggcgatctaaataCCTACTtatgagggataccagataagctttaccacccagcgagccctatgccagacctgcctttcagggataccaagttcattaatagggctaaactagcccgggttcacgggcgatctaaacacctacttttgagggacaccagataagctttaccacccagcgagacctatgctagacctgcctttcagggataccgggttaattatcaaggctcaactagcccgggttcccgggccctaaagtcacctacttttgagggataccagataagctttaccacccagcgagacctatgccagacctgcctttcagggataccaagttcattaatagggctcaactagcccgggttcccgggcgatctaaacacctacttttgagggataccagataagctttaccacccagcgagacctatgctagacctgcctttcagggataccgggttaattatcaaggctcaactagcccgggttcacgggccctaaagtcacctacttttgagggataccagataagctttaccacccagcgagacctatgctagacctgcctttcagggataccgagttaattatcaaggctcaactagcccgggttcccgggcccaaaagtcacctacttttgagggataccagataagctttaccacccagcgagacctatgccagacctgcctttcagggataccaagttcattaatagggctcaactagctcgggttcccgggcgatctaaacacctacttttgagggataccagataagatttaccacccagcgagccctatgctagacctgcctttcagggataccgagttaattatcaaggctcaactagcccgggttcccgggccctaaagtcacctacttttgagggataccagataagctttaccacccagcgagacctatgctagacttccctttcagggattccgagttaattatcaaggctcaactagcccgggtaaccgggcgatctaaacacctacttttgagggataccagataagctttaccacccagcgagacctatgctagacctgcctttcagggataccgagttaattatcaaggctcaactagcccgggttcccgggccctaaagtcacctacttttgagggataccagataagctttaccacccagcaagacctatgctagacctgcctttcagggataccgggttaattatcaaggctcaactagcccgggttcccgggccctaaagtaacctacttttgagggataccagataagctttatcacccagcgagacctatgctagacctgcctttcagggataccgagttaattatcaaggctcaactagcccgggttcccgggccctaaaatcacctacttttgagggataccagataagctttaccacccagcgagacttatgccagacctgcctttcagggataccaagttcattaatagggctcaactagcccgggttcccgggcgatctaaacacctacttttgagggataccagataagctttaccacccagcgagccctatgctagacctgcctttcagggataccaagttaattatcaaggctcaactagaccgggtaaccgggcgatcgaaacacctacttttgagggataccagataaccTTTATCCTAATTATGATGTTCTTAATCCTAACCCTAATTGCCCGCCTAATTAAAGAATCAAGTCCCGTGGGTAGAGTATTTAAGGTGTGGGCACAGCGTGGGTGTTAGATCCTCCGGAAATCGCCAAGTTTTAACGTTCCCCAACCCCCGGGACGCTAGGGGTTTTTTTTGGACAAAGTTATGGTCAAAATTCCTAAAAAGGCGAAAAATGCCCTTAAACTCTGATTTCCCATAAAGGATCAGATAAAACTAATTAGGGGttgaatagggggtcaaaattaagGGCTAACCCTCTGGGAAGGGATAGCCCAGCACCCCTAGAAATATGGCTCAAAGGGACCCAGGAACGAGGATGGTCTGAGGGGTATACCCAACTTACCCTATAATAATGTCTAAGTATAAAAGTACTTCATTTTTTGGGGTTAATAGTATGTTTTTCTTTATCCTTGGATTTTTACTGGGATTTTTACCCTGGTCCGAGGGGCAATGGTTGAAAACCTACCCTCCCAAAATTGCAGCCCGACCCCCCAACTTGGGGGGTGGGGATggactttgaattttttaaaagttttttttaagcCAAGACTGGCCCTAAAATCTCATATCGGTGGCCAGTTCGAGCCTTTTTTTCAACCCCCACCCCGGGTGCTAAGCGCCCCCTCAGAGATTTTTTCTGGGTGGGGTAATAAAGAGTGGACCCTGCCCTACGGATCTGGCAAGTTTTGCACCTGAAATCAGCCTGGAAAGGGGATAAGATGATGTTTCACTAAGGTAGCCACTTGCCCTTAAAGTGCAGGGCTCGCCCTAAAAGGGTTTTTTCAGGGTTGTGCCCCTTTAGAAAAGAGGGTTAGACCCCTTCTTTTGACCCCAAAGGACCCCCAACATTTCAGGTCGGCTCCTAAAAGGATATTACAGAAGAAGTCAAAGGCGACGGGTGACACTCCAGTTATTTCCCGGAGGCCTTGGGGGTGGTCTTGGCCCCTAGCCCCTATTTTCAACCATGGGGCAATAGAGTGGGGCCAGGTCATGTTTGGGTGCAAAGGGGTCTTCAGCCCCAAAGACTTTGGCTCAGTGAAGAATCAAAGTCGCCGACTCGCCCCAAAAGGGTGGGGCTAGGGTGGGGGTCAGACGGACCCTTTACCCTTGACCCAAGCCCCTGATTTTTGGGGCCCGAATTGCACAATCATTTCTAGGTTGGCCCTGTAAAGGTCAACAAGATCCCTCAAAGGATCTTGGAGATAGCGTCTTTCAAAAATGGCCCATTTTCGCCATTTTGGCCATTGGGGGACTTCAGTCCTGACCCCATATCTTCGCTACCCTGTACGACTCGAAGCTGTTCTTTTGGGATCTCAGAGGGGAGATTTGGGGTCCCATTTCACGTGAATGTCGATTCCCTAGCACTAAGGCTTCTAGGACTTCCGACCCTTCAAAAAAGtggaaaaaagtgaaaaaatcgACTTGGGCCCCACTTGACCCCTGATTTCAAGGGGCCAAATTTCCCCCATGGGAGTCGAGGGCTGTCCCTTAAGAGGTCCCTCGCAAAAATTGAAACCCTCCAACCCCCTCGACCTTAGGGCAACGACTCTTAGAAAAAAgttcaaaaatggaaaacatggGGTCCATTGGGGAGTTGTTGTCACCAAACCTTTTGAGGATAGACAATGCCTTTCTAGGACTGGGTAAAGCATAGATGGGCTCAAAAGGGGCCAAAACTCAGTCTCCTTGCCCGCTCGGTTTCAGAGTTACGCCCCCTCAAAAATGACCCAAAATTCGAAGGTCACCATATGGGCCCTTCGACCCCAAGGGGCCAACAGACCCCATGAGGGGCGACTCCCATCCCTATTAAGGGTCCTCCGGTAATTTGAGCTCTTTAGCCCATCAGTTTCGGACCCTcgaaaaaatgattttgaggtgATGACCGGGAAGGGACAAAATTCCgacttttcaaagaaaaaggGGCTCACTGGCCCCGGACCGGTTGGGGTCGCGTCCCCGAAGGGCCCTTCAGCTCATACTAGACCCGGTAGCCCCAACACCCCCCaaaaagttattcaaaaaaGATCAATCGTGCGAACAATGCTTGCATGGGGCAAATTGGCCCCAAGGGGTCCGAGGGGCATCCCATGGAACGGGCCTCGAACCGATTGGGGGCCCCTTGCCCCATCCGTTCCAGAGCACCAAACCTTAAAAGAAAAGGAGTACTCCCCATGGGATTCCCGATGACTGGAGGGGCCATGTCACCCCATGGGGATTTCGGATCGCCCCTTTCCGAGGGCCCCTCTTTCAAATTGGGGACCCTTTGCCCCACTTCTGTAAGGTAGTCATTTTGGCCGTAAAACACTTAGACAATTTTCCAGGACCCAGTAGCCTTTTCTGCCCTCAAAGTAGCCAAGTAGCCATATAAAAATCATCCCTCTTTTCAGCAAGCACGGTGACCATACCTCGAGACCTAGGGACCCCATTTTCCGCACAGGAACTCCCAGAGAGGAGCTCTGTTGACCCCTAGAAGAAAAACTCCCAACAAGGGTCGAAAGTGGATTGGGGTCACCCCTTTAGAAGGGTGTGGTCAGGGTGGGTATTTAGCCTCCTAGCCCCAACACGGCCCCATGGGGCCACAGAGTGGGGCCCCAACATTTCTAGCACAGAAAGGGGTCTGGTATGGCCCCATCCAGTAGGTCTCAGTCCTGACTATAAAAATGTTGGCCCCGTCCCTGATGGCCCCTGACCCTACTGGGGCTCTGGGACCCAACAGGGTTCGAGATCGTCACCTTCCAAGGACCCTCTCCCAAACTGGGGTATCCTAGCCTCATCGACCCTGGACCTACAGGTCTTCCACTAGAGGGTAATCACTCTGGAAAATCCTGTCCCAGGGGGGCAAACTGGACCCATGGGGCATCAGGGGGCCCCATCCAAGGTCCTTGCCCCAATTTCAGTTCCATAGCCCCTTCCACTCCAGAGCTAAAAAATTTGCAAAAAAGGTCCAAAAGGGCAAAAGGGGCTCTTTTGGAGGGTTCATATCTCGGGACCCGAAGTACTTGGGGATCCAATTTTTTGTCCCCCGACCCATCGAGGGGTTCTCTTACGATCTCTGGAAAGGCAGGTCCCTAAAGGGGCCCACAATAGTTTAGGGTCACCCTCTAAAAAGGGTCATGTCAGGTAGCATTTTTGGCCCTTAGCCCCAAATGGACCCCAAGTGGGCACAGAGTTTGGCCCCACTAATCTTCCAAACAAATAGGATTAGGTCTGACCCCATCATGAGGGGTTCGACCAGTGGTTAAAAAATTCTAGCCCCACCCCATGGGTCTGCTGACCCCAAGGGGACCCATTTGCCCCACAGGGGCCGAAAACGGACCC
Coding sequences:
- the LOC125659217 gene encoding uncharacterized protein LOC125659217 → MIIVFFCIFLCVLTENNVYGYFRSENGNTEATIAFKEEIVSVQQEQINFLMTKVSELSDVVQHQKLEMTILKKEKENLVNALSDIKVMQALILSTCKLDHGERLKFESENKHDSSASLELQYPDLVAETLDFHSRKERLLLSQPPTHTNPTSGNVIAFYAYMSGDFVNPGASRTLIFDKIITNAGNGYHNATGAFVVPKTGYYVFSWSMRLVNGEYHRAELVHNHNVMGVAYLYAPTGDHTVSNTIVIHVNQGDDVFIRTQSGANSGDVESGTGGRTEFSGWKLN